Part of the Streptomyces sp. f51 genome is shown below.
GTCGTCGTCGGAGTGCTGCCCGCCGTCGCCGTCCCGCCGCGACACCTGTCGGCACCAGACGAGGCGACGGCCGACCCGAGTCGCCGGCCCGTCGAGTCCCTGCGCGGCACGCAGGCGTCTCCGGTCCTGGCACTCGACTTCCGGGTGCGCACCGCCCCCGGCCGCAGGACGGCGCAGCTCGCCGTCCACTGCCGATTCGCCCTGTACCTGGAGGACATCGCCAGCTACGCCGAGCACATGGAGTACCTGCGCGGCGACGAAGGCCCCTCCAGCGCACAGGCCCGGCCGGGAGAGCTGCTGGGCGTCTGGCGTCGCCACGACGTCCACGTGCCCGACCTGGTGATCGAAGTGCCGCTCGGGGAAGGCGACTTCGATCCACACGTGCTCAGTGAGGCCCAGCAGGTGCTGGACCGGGCGATCCGCCGCGCGGTGGATGCGCACTTTGTCCGCCCCGAGGCCCGTCGCCCGCTCACCGCCGGGCCGCAGGGCCGCCAGGGGCGGCGCAGGCGCAACGTGCTCCCCGCGGAGGCCATGGCCGACGAGGAGGCATTCCACCGCCATGTCGCGGCACTGCTGGACCGCGACACAGCCCCTTGCGCACCCCAGCTAGTGCTGTCCGCGCACGCCCAGGCCTTGGACGGCGGTGATCACCTCATACGCGTCTCGCTGCACAACCAAAGCGACACGGCGCAGAGCGACTGGCAGGACCTCTCCGTGTACGACTGCCGCTTCGCGGTCCTCCCCCGAGACAGCATCAGCATCGTGCCCCAGCGCTTCCACCTCGCCCCCCGCGACTACCGGCTGGAGGCGCTGGCGGAGGTGATCGGTCGCGGTACCGGCTGCGCAGCAGTTCCCCACGGCAGCGGTCTGCGGACCGAGACCCTGCCCGTCCATGTCCAACACACCGTCGTGCCCCGCCAAGCTGGGGTGCGGCACCCGCGGTGGCATGAACTCGCCGACGACCCGGCCCCAATCCTGGACTCCGTCGAGGTCGCGATGGCCCGCTACTCCCGGGAGTTCGCCGCCGTCGGCCGAGCCGCCCAGCAGCTGCCGCACCACAGGGCCATCGAAGCCGACCGCGCCCAGTTCGACGACGAGGCCAGGCGGTTCGGCCTCGGCCGCGAGTGCCTGGACCTGGATCCGGACCTCAAACTCGCCTTCCGGCTCGCCAACGAGGTCTTCGCCCGTGTCAACGACGGCCGTACCTACGACAGTTGGCGGCTCTTCCAGCTGGTCTACATCGTTTCCCACCTGCCAGCCCTCGCCGTGCGTGAGCACCCGCAGCGGGCGGACCTGCGCGCTGAACTCGACCACACCGACGTGCTGTGGTTCCCCGCGGGCGGGGGAAAGACCGAGGCATACCTGGGGCTGATCCTCACGGCCCTGTTCTACGACCGGCTGCGAGGCAAGCACGCAGGGGTCACCGCCTGGTTGCGCTTCCCGCTGCGAATGCTCAGTGTGCAACAACTTGACCGCACCCTGCGCATGCTGATCGCCGCAGAAGAGCTCCGCACTGAACGCCAGATCGGATCCCCTCACGATGACCCGTTCGCACTCGGCTACCTGGCCGGCGGGACGGGCAGTCCCAACGACCTGCACTGGGAGCGGGGCTGGTGGCGCGGCTGGGAGATCGAGGCCGCCGCCACCCGGGCGGGGACCTTCGCCGAAGACCACCTGCGCGACCGGCTCGTGATCACCTGCCCCTACTGCGAGTGCGACAGCGTACGGCTGCGCCTAGACACTGACGCGGTCCGCCTGCATCACGAGTGCACCGCCTGCCAGCGGATCCTGCCCCTGCACGTGAGCGACGTTGAGGTCTACCGCACCCTGCCGGCGATTGTCATCTCCACTGTCGACAAGCTTACTGGGCACAGCTGGTTCCCCGAGTTCACCGCGTTCCAGCACGGACCGAGGCACCGCTGCGCCGAGCATGGCTACTTCTCCTTCCCGCGTTTCGGAGTCTGCTCAGCCGGGCCGGACCATTGCATCGCGCCGAAGGGCGGCTACCCGGCGGCCCGTCCGATCAAGGACCCGGTACCGGCACTGACGGTGCAGGACGAGATGCACCTCCTCAAGGAGGAGCTCGGCGCGTTCAACGCCCACTACGAAGGCATGATCGCCGAACTCCAGTCAGGAGCAGGCAGCGGCCTGCCCAGCAAGGTACTGGGCGCCTCCGCCACCATCGAGCAGTACCAGGACCAGCTTCGCCAGCTCTACGGCCGCCGTCCCCGTGCCTTCCCCGCACCGGGGTGGACACTCGGCGAGAGCTTCTACACCACGACCCGGCCCGACTTCCGGCGCGTTCACATTGGAGTGCTCCCGCACAAGCGCCGCAAAGCTGACGTCGCCGCGATCGTGCAGGGCGAGCTCCTCACCGAGATCGCCCGGCTCCAAGAGGAGCCCAAGGCCCTGCGCGAGCGCCTCGCCCTGCACGGGCTGCCCGACTCGGACCTCCCACGACTCCTCTTCCCCTACGAGGTCTCCTTGGCCTATGTGAACAGCAAGCAGCACGGTACCCAGCTCGACGAGGAGCTCGGCCAGCTCTCCGACGACCTGCAACACGCCGGACTCGACCGCGTCGAGCACGCGGTGCTCACCGGCGAAGTCCCGGTCCCCGACCTTGCGGCAGCCATCGCCCGGGTCCAACGCGAGCACCTGGACACCCCGCGAGGAGAGCGGCTGCGCGCCCTGGTCGGCACCAGTGTGCTCAGCCACGGGGTGGACCTCGAGCGACTCAACCTCCTGGTCCTGGCTGGCATGCCGCCGACCGCCGCCGACTACATCCAGGTCACCGCCCGGGCCGGGCGAACCCACGCAGGCCTCGTCGTCACCGTCTACGACCCCGTCTCGCGCCGCGAACGCTCCATGTTCTCCAACTTCCTGAGCTATCACCGCCTGCTCGATCGCATGGTCACCCCCGTGCCCGTCAACAAGTACGCCTACTTCGCAGCCCGACGCACCCTGCCCGGCATCGTGTTGGCACTGCTCCACGACGCCGCCCGCGACCCCGCGTTGAAGCCACCGCCAGAAGGAGCCGACTACTCCAAAGACTTCAAGCGCTGGTGGAGCGCCCAACGACCACTCCTTGACCCTTGGTTGGAACGACGGATCCCAGCCTGCTACCGCGAGCGCGTGGAGGGCGTCAACGGGCGCGGACTGGAGAACGACCTCGTTGAGCGGATCATGGAAACCTGGAGGCAGGAGGAACGACCCAACCTCAACAAGGGTGCAGAGGAAAGGCGTACCGCCTACCTGTTCCTCCAACAGCCGCTCACCAGCTTCCGCGACATCGACAAAAGCACATCGTTCCAGTCACTGACCAGCAGCCGGGACGCTTTCAAAGCGCTCGCAACCAATACCGCCGACAGCAAGGGGGGCGAGGATGAACCGCAGCCGTAGCCAGGCCATGACCGCATTCCTGCCCGGTGCCGTCTTCCGTCACGAACAGCGGCTGCGAGGCAGGGTCCAAGCAGTCGACGGGGACGTGGTCAAAAAGCTCAACGAAGACGTCATCTACGACGAGATCTCCCGCTACCTGGAGCGCTGGAGCGAAGACGCCAGAGCCGCCCTGCCCGTGCCGCAGGGCCGACTGCGGCAGAACTTCGTCCTGATCAGCCCTGACCTCGTCCGCTTCGAGGTGTTCCCGCTCGTCCTCGAATGCGTCCGCCGCTCCTGCCGCCGTGTGCGCACATACGTGAAGGCCCAGCAACTCGCGGCCGACCCTCGGTGCCGCACCTGCGGCGCACCGCTGCGGCAACTCCCTTACTTCAACGCGCACAACTGCGGACGCATCCGCCCCATGTACGTACCCAAATGCCGTGTTCCCGCGCACGGCTACGACCACATCGTGTTCGAGAACACGGGAAGCTTCATCACCGCCCTCTGGCGCTGCGTCGGCTCAGGCTGCGGCGGCGCGAAGCTCCAGGGCACCTCGCAGTCCCCCTGCGGCTGCGAATGGAAGGACGCAGCCGGCCGCGCCATGATGCGGGCAAGGACGTTCAACGACACCCGCGCCTACCAGGTCCACACCCTCCAGCTCGTCAACATCGACAACTCCGGGTTTCGGCAGTACCAGCGCCACCCCCAACGCGGCCAGATCGCGGCCGCCCACTACCTGAACTTGATCGACTCTCTGGCCCAGGGCATCGGCGACGCCTCCCAGGGCGTCACGGTAACGCGCCTGTCCCCGCAGGAATGGCAGCAGAGAGAACAGCAACTGCGCCAGATCCACATGCGGGAAGAGGAGATCGAGCAGTTCCGCAGAATGATGGGCCCCGAGGAGAGCGGCCTGGCTGCTCTGCCCAGTGCCGACGCCGACAACGAGCGGTGGGAATTGCTCGGTGCAGACCGCCCTTTCGTGGAACGCGCAGCCGTCTTCGACCCCGCCCAGATCCAGCGCATCACCCTCGACGACCAGTGCGCACGCTTCGCCGAGCTCCAGGACCTGCTGGCCCAGCAGACCACGGAACGCGCCCGCGAGCAGGCCCGCACCCTAGGGATCGCAGAGATCGCGGTCACCTGGGAGTTCCCCGTAGCCCGAGTCGCCTTCGGCTACACCAGAGAAGAGCACGAGCCCGAGCGGGGCGTCCTGACCGGCTTCCACAACAAGTACCACCACGACGGAAAGTACCCGGTCTACGTCGCAGCATCGGACACCGAAGCACTTCTGGTCACCTTCTCCGCACGTTCCGTCCTGTCGTTCCTGAACGCCAAAGGACTCACCGTCGGGGCGGCCGAAGACGAATCGGCGGCCCGCCAGCGGCTACTGGAACTGTTCACGGACCAAGACGACCCGGAAGCCGCCCGCGCGACAGCAACCGTACACACGGTCATCCACACCCTCGGCCACCTCCTGCTTCGGTCCCTGGACGACGGCCAAGTAGGACTGGCCGAGAACACCCTCGCCGAATGGGTCGTCACGAAGGCACTCACCGTCGCCATATACGCCGACAACGTCCGTGAATTCACCCTCGGATCCTTGTGGACCCTTCTCAGCAACCGCGTGCTCAGCTGGCTGGAGAGCACCGCCGACTCGGTGCTCAGCTGCGAGAACGACCCGCTATGCCATCAGTCCTCACCGCGCTGCTGCGAACGCTGCGTCTACCTCACGTTCGGCTGCCAGCTGTTCAACGACGACCTCGATCGAGGCCTCGCCGCAGAGTTCCTCCGCTACACCGCCGCCTCGAGCCACACATGACCGACGAACTGCGATCGCTGGTCCCCCTCGCCCAGCTACTGGAGCGCCTCGCGGGCAGCTACGCGGCAGCCGCCGAATGGACACGGCAGATCGCCAGAGCCGACACCCTTGACGCCCTCCGCCTGCACGGGGTCGCAGACGATCACGCTACCGCCGTACGCCAGCTCGCCGCCGAGTGCGGCCTACTGGGCTCCGGCCGGTACGCAGGGCTCGTCCCTGCCCGCCTCTCCCAACTCCAGGTGCTCCTGGACGTCCTGGACGGCCTTGACCCACCGCCCGCAGCACCACCATCCGAGCGCCCCCTGGCGTTCACCACCCCGCGAGCCGCCGCCCACCTGGTAGCGCCCCCCGTCCGACGCCTGGACCTGCTAGTCCAGGACGTCATCGCCGGAGCCAACAGCGAACTCCACATCGGCGGCCCCTTTTGGAACCGCCACGGCTGCGACCTACTGCGCGAGGTTCTGCTGCCCGCCGTCGCCGAGCGCCAGGTCGCCGTCCACTTCTACGCCCACGATCCGAGCAGCCGGGCCCAACCCCTGAACGACCTCGTCAAAGACTGCGCCGACTACGGAAGAACGTCCTTGTACTGGTGGACCGGGGCCAATCCCGGCATTATGCACGCCAAGTTTGTGGTAGCCGACCGCGCCACCGGCTACTTCGGCAGCGCGAACCTGTCCTCCCTCGGTCTTCAAGAGCACTTCGAGATCGGTATGGAACTGGGAAGCACCCAAGCATCCTCACTGGTGGACTTGTGTACCCGCCTACGCGAGGAAGGCTTCTTCACTCAGGTGACTGAGGGGCCGGGACGCGCACCAGATCCGCCCGTGCTCGTTGAGACCGCCGACGGGAAACGTCGCTTCGGCCAGTTGCGATCCTGGTACACCACCAGGGACGGCCGTCGTGAAGCGGAAGTGCTGTGCCGTCTCTCGGACGACGCTCTGCGGCCAGCAAGAGTCCGCGTCGATGAGAGCCGCATCGGGCTCTTTCCTGGGGTCAACTACGCCAACGTGCCAGCCAACGACGCTTGTGCAGGCGCTGGCGAAACCGGATCCACTGGGTAGGCCCTCATACGAGGTGAACGGCCCCGCGGCCCGCTGTGGCTCGTGTACGGGCAGAGCTGGGCCGTTGCGGCGTCGATCTCCTGCACGGTGATGTTCTCACTGCCGCTGCGGATCGTAATGACGGAGACTATGGAGAAGAGACAGGTGAGGACTTTGAAGTAGCTGCCGGTGCACCGGCGCTGGCCCACCGACAGCTCCGCCACCACGACGTCCAGTTCCATCTCATGGAACAGTCCCAGCGCCCAGCAGCCTTTCGGCGTGCTCGGAAATTCGGGTTGGCAGGCGGTGAAGGCGGCCAGCTGGCCGCCGCGTACCAACCTTGCCTCGATCGCCCCGCACCCCCGCTGGGATCTGCCCGATCCCTGCATCCACATTGACCTGGCGCGCGTACCGCGGCGGTACGACCTGCCGGGAGGACCAGCTGATGAGTGCGCGGCCCGATCACGCCCCTGGCAGCAGGCCGCCCTCCCCGGTGAGCTTCACCCCACCGGCCTGGGCCCGGGCGACCAACTCGGCAACCAGCCCGTCATCCACGGCGCCCGTCCCACTCACAGAGACCTCCCCGGCCGCGATGTCACTCGTCACGTCAGTCATCAACTGTCGCTTCCAGCTCAGGAGTTACACCGCTCACCGTACAGACCCAAGCGCCTGGCAGAACGGCTGGGCGGCCGCGGTGCTGCTGACCTGCCTCAGTCTGCCGTGGGTCATCTACATGCTGCCGCCGCGGCTCAGTGACATCGGTTTCGACTGGTGGGTCAGGCTGGCTGAGTGGGGACGCGCTGTCAGGGGCTGGCCATGGCGGTGTTGATGGCGTTGGCGACGTCGGGGTTTTCCCAGTAGGCGGAGTGTGTCCAGAGGCCGGAGCTTGCCGTGTGGGGTACGGGGATGTCGTGGGGGGGTGTGCCGTCGTGGAGGCGGAAGAGGTTGGATGCGATGAAGGCGAGCAGGTCGAGGGGTTCCCAGAGGTTGGTCCATTGGTGCAGTGATTCGGGGAGTACGACGGCGCCGTTGCCGGCATAGGGGGAGAGTTGTCCGCCGCGTGGGTCGCATGCGTGGAAGAAGGCTGGCTGGGAGCCGAAGGTGAGCAGGGAGCTGGTCCATAGCGGGTGGGTGGCGGTGGCCATGTCGACGGCGATGACTCCGCCGAGGCTGTGGGCGACGATGCGGACGGGGCGATCGGGGGTGCGGCCGAGGTCGGGGTCCACCGCTTTGATGGTTTCCTGTACCCGGGCGTGGATGGCTGCTTGGTGGCGTTGGTAGACGAGCACGTCGCCGAGGAAGCGAGTGGTGCCGGGGCCGAACCCGGTGCGTAGCGCGTGGTTGATCCTGCCTGCGGTGGCCTGGATGGCGGCGCCAGCCACTCGGTCCAGGTCCTGCAGACGGCGGCGAACCAAGGCTCGAAGACCTCTGCCCCTCCCGGCGCCGTCGCGAAGTTCCTCATGGCCGTCGTTGAGGCATGCGGAGTCGATGAGAGCTTCGGCGAGGGACCGTCCGGTCGCCAGCAGCAGTCTGGCGTCGCCTGTGCGGCACAACCACTGGGTTTCGGGCCACTCCTCTTCGAGGTATTCCAGGACCTCGTTGGGATCGGGCCGCTCATCGTCACCGTCCCGCAGAGCAAACCCTGAAACTTCCGCGTCCTCGGTTAGGCGTGCGCGGACCGCAGACTCCAGCGTGTTCCATTGCCCTCGGCGGTCTGTCGGTGCCACGAGTACAGACAGCAGCACCGACGCGTCTACCTGGTCGGGTCCTGTTTCACCGCGATCACGCAGTTCGGCACCGGTCGCCTCGACGCGGCTGGCGGCTGCGGGAGGCAGCGTGAGGTTGATGAACCGGTCTTCCGCGCCGAGATCCCCCCAGTAGACCGGCACCATCTTCACACCGGAGGCGGCCTCAAGGGACGCGACGGCCTTCACAAAGCTGTCCCGGTCGCGGTTGGCGACCCCGTGGATGACGAACACCGGAGCGTCCATGCCGTGCTGCTCTTTCATGTGCGGGTGATGTGGGCTGTCGCGTCAGGGCTGCCGTAGATGGCGTAGGCCAACCAGCTCGGGTCGCCCTGGTGGCCGCTGATGGCCTGTCGTGCTTCGAGTGATGCTTCGCCAAGCGAGTGGTGTTCAGCGAGGAGGCCGTGGTAGAAGACGTCGGCAAAATCGAGAGCGGACTGCGAACGTACCGGCCACAGTGTCCCGATGAATGCACCCGCGCCAGCTTGGAGGAATTGCGGGGCCCAACCGAGAGTCTCACCGAACCAGCTGATCTCTCCGGCTGTGCGGCAGGCGTTGAAGAACACCAGCGGATGGTGCGTGCGAAGGCTCTGCAGTTGGGCGGAGGCGGCCAGATCGAGCGGGTCGAAGGGCCCGTCATCCATGGTGACGCTGGAGCCGCTGGAAGACGTGAAGCTGTTGTGACAGGCGAAGTGCAGCGCGCCGGCATGACCCTGCTTGATTAGCGTGGTGAGCTCTTCGCCCTTGGTCAGGATCCCGTGGTCCCGCACCCCTGATCCGAACTGGTCACGCACCATCCGGACCTCTTCATCGCTGTGGGTGGGAGAACCATGAGGGACGACGAAGGCCACGCTAGGCAGGTCGAGCTCTCGAACGCGGTCCTGGCCGAAGACACGGCGCGCAACGGGAACCCACTCGGCCAGGAAGCCATGGTCGCCGTGCTGTTTGTCGAGCGGATACAACAATTCCCAGGGCACTGCATCGTGTTCCCCCACCACCGTGAAAGAGGAGATGCGGTCTGCCACGTCCCAGAACTGGCGCTGCACTGCCTCGGGAACGGCTGAGGTCCACAGTTTGGTCCCATGATTGCGCAGCCTTTCCCGAAGCTGTTTGGGGTCACGTTTGCTATCACCGCGGGCCGCTGCCCGGAGCTCCTTATAGATCTCCTCCGCTTCTCGGCGGGGATCTCCCGCCCGGAAGCTGCCGCTTTCGGGAGCGTGAGACGTTTCGCTCAACAACTGGAAGCTGAAGGCGTCGTCGCGATCCCTCACAACCTGCAGTGTGACCTCACCGGGGTCAAATGCCACCGAGGGCAGTGGGGCTGAGCACTTTGGTCCGTCCCTGGTATCGCCCTGGTGCGCGACTGAGATCTGGCATCGGACGTCGCCGAGGTATGTCCCTCCCCGATATGCGCGGACCGTCACTTCATGTAGGCCGGGCGTATCAGCTCTGAACCCGAACCGCAGAACATCCGAGTCCTGGCCGGGGTAGATCGTCAGCTCCTGCTGCATATCGCCGAGGTCCAGCAAGCCTGGGGCATGGACGGAGACCGTCACGCGAACGCCTTCCGGCGGTACCGAGACTTCACGGAGCGCTGCGCCGCGGTCGGAGCCGCAGACTATCTGCACGTGCAAGGGAACGATCCGCCCCACAGCTGTCTGCTCCGCCAGCTCCGCCACCAGTCGGCGGGCCTCTGTCTCACCCGGAGCTTGGTGGTTGAACCGATCCAGACTCGGCCCGGGCGGCGCGGGGACAGGGCCATGCACGGGCGGCGCCGGGTCAGGGCTGTGCACCTCGACGTCGCCTCGGGGCAGGTACGCACCCCCACCGGGCGATCCTTGTGCGGCCCTCGGACAAAATGTTGCCCCGCTCCGGGTCCTCCTGATGCTCACGGCACTGGTGGCCGTCAGTGCCCAGATGATGAAGACATACAGGGCGATCGCGATGACCGACCAGATCGGGTAGTACGGCAGCGATAGGAAGTTCGTGATGATGAGCATTCCCGCGATCGTGACGCCGATGATCCGCCAATGGATGTCGATGATCCGCCAGAGGAGCAAGGCTCTGAACAGGCTTATACCCACGAGGATGGCCAGGGATCCGAGGATGAGGTGGAACCAGCCCCAGCCGGTCACGTCGTATTTGAACGTGTAGTTCGGTGGTCTCGCGAAGATGTCGTCGTCTGCGATGCCCATGATGCCTTGGAGGAGGTCCGTGACACCGGTGATGATCAGCATGACTGCGGAGAAGACCCCGCGACCGAAGTCTCTCGGCTGAGTTGTCGCCGGAGCTGTCTCGGAGCGGTGGGCGCTTGTCTGTGTCATGGCGTCTCCTCAGGGTTCGATCGAGGGTTCGCCCGAGTCGAGTCCGTCCTGCAGGAATCTGCGGGCTGTGCCTAGAACGTTCATCGTGAACCGCACGACGCCCAGGGATGCGGTTGCTCAAGGCGCGACAGCCCTCTTGGACCGGGCTGCTTCAGATCGTTCTTCTGCGGTGAAGACCGTGGATCTGTCAAGACAGTCTTGGGAAGAAGCACTGGCCGGCGGGGCACCGAGGTGTCTTGGCCAAGTAGTAATTCTCGACCGGAACGAACTCCGGCTCTGGCCTGCACGACGGCGTTGGCAGCTGTAGCGGCTAGCGCCAGACGCTTGGGCCCTATCTCGTGCCTCCTCGCGTACCGCCCTGGAATGTGATCTCGGCGCTTTACCCGGAGCTACTACCAACGATACGGATCATCACGGGGTACGCATCATGGGCGTGGTTGGGTCTCGGTTTGCTGTGGCGCTGTTCTGGCTTTGTGGTGGGGTGCGTCGGCTGGTGGCCCTGTCCGGTGCCGGTGGGATCGGCGCCCTTTTCTGCACAGGAATCTGCAGGGAAACGCGCTGGGTGCGAAGGTCGGCGAAACGATCCAGGCGGAACGCGTCTGCCCCGGCCCGGGGGCGGCGCGTGGCCCTATCTCTCTTTTCGCCGCCGGATCCTGGCACCTTTCTCGGGCGCTCCGGGTGCGGCGAAGGCGGCCGGGCATGCAGATGGCCTAGGAGACTTACGTCGCCTCGCACGCGGGGCCACGGCAGCGCGCGACGCAAGCCGCACCAGTTCCTACGGTTGCCTCTTCTACAGGTCGAACCGGAGGTCGACGAGGTCGGTGAGTTTCACTTCGAGGCCGTGGGCGCGGCGGCCGCCGTCGCGGAAATACACCTCACCGAGGGCTTCGGCGGCGATCTGGCGCAGGTCGTCCTCGTCGACGCCGTCCTGCTGGGCCTGGAAGAGGCGGGCGGCGTGGTGGGGCGGCAAGGGGAGGGTGAGGTGGCGGACGCGGGACTGGTCGGTGCTGTCGCCCGCGGCGGTGTACCCGAACCGGCCCTGGACGTCGATCATGATGCCGTTCGTGGTGGCAGCGGCCTGCTTGGCCCGAGCCCTGACCTGCGGCTGCCACC
Proteins encoded:
- a CDS encoding helicase-related protein, with the protein product MNDARNNPLAPHPDSAADNQRETVLIEHLTQVLADRLADRSGAPHAPPWTPRDHVVVGVLPAVAVPPRHLSAPDEATADPSRRPVESLRGTQASPVLALDFRVRTAPGRRTAQLAVHCRFALYLEDIASYAEHMEYLRGDEGPSSAQARPGELLGVWRRHDVHVPDLVIEVPLGEGDFDPHVLSEAQQVLDRAIRRAVDAHFVRPEARRPLTAGPQGRQGRRRRNVLPAEAMADEEAFHRHVAALLDRDTAPCAPQLVLSAHAQALDGGDHLIRVSLHNQSDTAQSDWQDLSVYDCRFAVLPRDSISIVPQRFHLAPRDYRLEALAEVIGRGTGCAAVPHGSGLRTETLPVHVQHTVVPRQAGVRHPRWHELADDPAPILDSVEVAMARYSREFAAVGRAAQQLPHHRAIEADRAQFDDEARRFGLGRECLDLDPDLKLAFRLANEVFARVNDGRTYDSWRLFQLVYIVSHLPALAVREHPQRADLRAELDHTDVLWFPAGGGKTEAYLGLILTALFYDRLRGKHAGVTAWLRFPLRMLSVQQLDRTLRMLIAAEELRTERQIGSPHDDPFALGYLAGGTGSPNDLHWERGWWRGWEIEAAATRAGTFAEDHLRDRLVITCPYCECDSVRLRLDTDAVRLHHECTACQRILPLHVSDVEVYRTLPAIVISTVDKLTGHSWFPEFTAFQHGPRHRCAEHGYFSFPRFGVCSAGPDHCIAPKGGYPAARPIKDPVPALTVQDEMHLLKEELGAFNAHYEGMIAELQSGAGSGLPSKVLGASATIEQYQDQLRQLYGRRPRAFPAPGWTLGESFYTTTRPDFRRVHIGVLPHKRRKADVAAIVQGELLTEIARLQEEPKALRERLALHGLPDSDLPRLLFPYEVSLAYVNSKQHGTQLDEELGQLSDDLQHAGLDRVEHAVLTGEVPVPDLAAAIARVQREHLDTPRGERLRALVGTSVLSHGVDLERLNLLVLAGMPPTAADYIQVTARAGRTHAGLVVTVYDPVSRRERSMFSNFLSYHRLLDRMVTPVPVNKYAYFAARRTLPGIVLALLHDAARDPALKPPPEGADYSKDFKRWWSAQRPLLDPWLERRIPACYRERVEGVNGRGLENDLVERIMETWRQEERPNLNKGAEERRTAYLFLQQPLTSFRDIDKSTSFQSLTSSRDAFKALATNTADSKGGEDEPQP
- a CDS encoding phospholipase D-like domain-containing protein, which gives rise to MTDELRSLVPLAQLLERLAGSYAAAAEWTRQIARADTLDALRLHGVADDHATAVRQLAAECGLLGSGRYAGLVPARLSQLQVLLDVLDGLDPPPAAPPSERPLAFTTPRAAAHLVAPPVRRLDLLVQDVIAGANSELHIGGPFWNRHGCDLLREVLLPAVAERQVAVHFYAHDPSSRAQPLNDLVKDCADYGRTSLYWWTGANPGIMHAKFVVADRATGYFGSANLSSLGLQEHFEIGMELGSTQASSLVDLCTRLREEGFFTQVTEGPGRAPDPPVLVETADGKRRFGQLRSWYTTRDGRREAEVLCRLSDDALRPARVRVDESRIGLFPGVNYANVPANDACAGAGETGSTG
- a CDS encoding CHAT domain-containing protein, which produces MLIITGVTDLLQGIMGIADDDIFARPPNYTFKYDVTGWGWFHLILGSLAILVGISLFRALLLWRIIDIHWRIIGVTIAGMLIITNFLSLPYYPIWSVIAIALYVFIIWALTATSAVSIRRTRSGATFCPRAAQGSPGGGAYLPRGDVEVHSPDPAPPVHGPVPAPPGPSLDRFNHQAPGETEARRLVAELAEQTAVGRIVPLHVQIVCGSDRGAALREVSVPPEGVRVTVSVHAPGLLDLGDMQQELTIYPGQDSDVLRFGFRADTPGLHEVTVRAYRGGTYLGDVRCQISVAHQGDTRDGPKCSAPLPSVAFDPGEVTLQVVRDRDDAFSFQLLSETSHAPESGSFRAGDPRREAEEIYKELRAAARGDSKRDPKQLRERLRNHGTKLWTSAVPEAVQRQFWDVADRISSFTVVGEHDAVPWELLYPLDKQHGDHGFLAEWVPVARRVFGQDRVRELDLPSVAFVVPHGSPTHSDEEVRMVRDQFGSGVRDHGILTKGEELTTLIKQGHAGALHFACHNSFTSSSGSSVTMDDGPFDPLDLAASAQLQSLRTHHPLVFFNACRTAGEISWFGETLGWAPQFLQAGAGAFIGTLWPVRSQSALDFADVFYHGLLAEHHSLGEASLEARQAISGHQGDPSWLAYAIYGSPDATAHITRT
- a CDS encoding XRE family transcriptional regulator, giving the protein MVTVAEELDKAVQGAFTRPLPKSAGAQMRYLVRQHQHSTARVAELLGISQRTVERYVNNQIRKPRPQLAERLELEVRSRWQPQVRARAKQAAATTNGIMIDVQGRFGYTAAGDSTDQSRVRHLTLPLPPHHAARLFQAQQDGVDEDDLRQIAAEALGEVYFRDGGRRAHGLEVKLTDLVDLRFDL